AATGCCGATCTGCTTCATCTTCCAGCCCCGGCCGTATAGTGCCACGGCCCGTACCAGGCTGAGCAGGAAGGCGAGTGCCAATATCCAGTGTGCGCTGAGCATGATGATGAACACAATTCCATGATAGGCATACGACGCAATCCTGTACTTCGGATTCTTCTTCTCCCGGATCATCGTCTTGACAAAAAGGGCTGTGCTCGTAAAGAACAGTATGCTGATGATGCTGACGAATATCACCGGCCACGACAGCACATGCAGATTGAGGAACGCGATGCCGCCTCCTGCGAGCGCAAAGATTGTGATGGCGGATATGTCATTGAAGATGTTGCGTTCATTCCTGATCGACGCAAAGTATACGTTCACTGCACCGAAAGGCAGCATCATGAGGAAAAAGAAGAATATGCGGTAGTCGACCATCAATGGATAGATGAACAGGGCTGCTGAAAGGACAAAGAATAAAGCCGCCGCCTTCAGGTAGCCATACTCCCCCTTTCGCCTTTTCTTTATGAAGAACAGTACATGGTCCGCCATGAAGAAGATCATTAGCCAGCCTGCCATGTAGAAAAGCTGTGCCGGATGGAACCCTCCGGCCACCATACCGATAACCAATGGCATGAACACCATCGCCCATGCCCCATGCTGATTCTGTTTTTTGAATTTCATCGTCTCACCTCTTGCCCCCATTATATTACGGGGCAATATCGCGGAGAGGATCAGAAAATAACATTTTTGTGAATAAATAAACAAGGGCTGCCTGAATCAGGCAGCCCTTCATTGAAAATCGTTTTCTCTAACTTATATATTACTCATACAGTCTCTGCCGCCATGTTTCCTGCTCATCCGCCAGCTCGATGGTGGCCAGATGGATGACGGCGATTGCGGTAAAAGCTGCAACGAACACTATTGCCATTGCGACGACGGGAATGTTGAAGAAAGCCGGAATCAGCATCAGCAAAGGGATGAGCAGCGTCACGAGCATACTGCGTTCCCTATATTCCCTGGACAGGTACTGTACTTCCCCGCACGATGGACATGGCATTCCCGGGGTGGATGTTGTATATCGCTTGAGTGTTGCCCTTACGTTCCAATTATCTCCACAATTTCTACAACGTGTCAAAATACCTCTCCTTTTTATTCAGATGCATGGATTCCAATCCTTTGGACAAGTTTCCATATAATGCTCTGTCATGAGGTGTTTCATCAGTTTTTGTCGTTCATTCAAACTATGAAAGGTATTATGCCACATGATACTTCAAAATACAAATCCGCTTTCAATACCTGCAGTTGCTGCCCTACTTGTCGAGGTTCAGTGACTTGAGCTGTTCGGCGAGCGCATTGTTGATCGGCGCCTCGTCCTCCTGCTCCTTCATATACTTGCGGACGGTACGCTTGTCGACCTTTCCGCGCCCTTCCTTCTTGCGTCTTGCCTCGAAGGCGGACAGCTTCTCCCTGTAGCCGCATTTGCATGTGAAGATCTGGCCGTCACCTTCGCCGCTCAGCGTCATCTTCTTCTTGCATTTCGGGCAGCGTGCATTGGTGACGCGGGCAACATTCTTGCGGTGGCCGCATTCCCTGTCCTGGCAGACGAGCATCTTGCCCTTCTTGCCGTTGACTTCAAGCAATGGCTTGCCGCAGTCGGGGCAGGATTTGCCGGATATGTTGTCGTGCTTGAACTTCTTGTCGCTTTCCTTAATCTCCTGGGTTATGGCCTTCGTATGGGATTTCATTTCCTTGATGAAATCCTCCTTCTTCAACTGGCCCTTGGCGATGCCTTCGAGCTTCTGTTCCCAGACCGCTGTTGTCGCAGGTGACCTGAGTGCATCAGGAACGAGGTCCAGCAGCTGCCTGCCTTTTGAAGTGATCCTGATGGCCTGACCGTTCTTTTCTATCAGGAATGAATTAAACAGCTTGTCGATGATGTCCGCCCGTGTCGCGACGGTACCGAGTCCACCGGTCGAGTCGAGTATCGATTTCAACTTCTTGTCCTGGACTTCCATGTACTTTGCCGGATTCTCCATCGCAGACAGCAGCGTCGCTTCCGTAAAGCGTGCGGGCGCCTTCGTCTGACCGGAAGTCTGGCTTACACGATGCACCTGGAGAGTCTCACCCTTTTCGAGTTTCGGAAGCTGCTGGTCCTTGACATTATCCGTCTCCTCTTCATCAAAATGATTGGAGTAGGCGGCTTTCCAGCCTTCCTTGAGGACGGTCCTGCCCTTGGCAATGAATGTCTCGCCCGCGGCTGTGGTCTTCACAGTGACCTGCTCGTACTCATGCGGTGGCAGAAGGACGGCGAGGAACCTTTTGATGATCATGTCGTAGAGCCTGCGCTCCCGTTCGTTGAAATCCGAGATGTGGACATGGTTCTCCGTCGGGATGATCGCATGGTGGTCGCTGACCTTGCTGTCGTCGACGAAGGACTTGTTCGCCTGTATCTTCCCTCTCAGGATGCGTGTCGCTGTGGCACGGTACTCCCCGATGCCGCATGCCTTCAGCCGCTCCGGCAATGTCGGTACGATGTCTTTGGACAAATATCTTGAATCCGTCCTCGGGTAGGTGACGACCTTATGACGCTCGTAGAGTCCCTGCAGGACATTCAATGTCTCTTTTGCAGAGAAGCCGAACTGTTTGTTGGCATCCCTCTGAAGCTCCGTCAAGTCATAAAGCCCTGGAGCGAACGTCTTCTTCGGCTTGCTTTCCACCGAATCGACCGTCAGCGGACTGCCGTCCACCTTGTTGACCAGACCATCCAGCTTTTCCTTGTCGAAGCTCCGGCTATTCCCTTTCTGATCCTGCCACGTCAATTTCAACTTGTCCGTCAGCGCTTCAATCCCGTAGTACGTCTTCGGCTTGAAGTTCCGGATCTCCTCTTCCCTGCTCTCGATCATCGCAAGTGTCGGTGTCTGCACACGTCCGCAATTGAGCTGGGCATTGAACTTCGTCGTCAATGCACGGGAGGCATTCAGGCCGATGTACCAGTCCGCTTCCGAACGGGCCACTGCGGCCTCATAGAGGTTTTCATAGTTCTTCCCGGGCTTGAGGTTGCGGAAGCCCTCACTGATCGCCTTATCCGTTACAGATGAGATCCACAGGCGTTCAATGGGCTTGTTGACCTTCGCCTTCTTGATGATCCAGCGAGCAACAAGTTCCCCTTCCCTCCCGGCATCCGTCGCGATGATGATCCTGTCTGCATCCTTGCGGAGCAGTTGGGACTTCACCGCATTGAACTGTCCGCGCGCCTTGTTGATCACAGTCAGCCTGAGCGGTTCAGGCAGCATCGGCAGATCATCCAGGTTCCATGTCTTATATTTATTGTCATAGCTTTCAGGGTCCGCAAGCGTCACGAGATGGCCGAGCGCCCATGTCACTATGTATTTATCCCCTTCAATGAATCCATTGCCTTTCTTATGGCAGTTCAATACTTTCGCAATATCCCTGGCCACAGAAGGTTTTTCGGCGAGTACTACACTTTTAGCCAATTTACTTCATCCTTTCAAAATCACAGCACTATATTTCCCCATTATACAGAAAAAGCCGGGGAATATTCATCCCCGGCAGCAAATTAGTTTTTGATCAGCTTTCTCATTTCATCATCTTTTTCCATGACGTTCCTTGTGAATGGGCATTGCGGGTCGATCTTCCTGTCTTCCTGCGCAGCAAACTCTGCCATCGTTTCAACCAGTCTTGTCCCGACCCCATCATTGGTGAGGTGGTCGTCCACCCTTGTACCTTCCACTACATAGTCGCCATCATCATCCACACTATATATGATTTCAGCTTCAGGATTGACATCATCCTCACCTACGAAGAACATGTTCTCGCCTTTTTTGATATCCATCAGTCTTCCTCCAATCAGATCTTGCTCTCCCTACTTAAATAGACGTTTTCCAATCTTTTGAAACATCTCTTCATGGATATGTTGATGAGAGCTTCAACGGATGCAATGTGGTAGACTGATTTCAGACAGAAATCATATTCCGGAGGAATGTAATGAACCTATCACTGATCATTGCCTACATCATAGTATTCCTATTATCTGCCGTACCCCTGTTCGAAGCCTTCGTCGTGGTGCCGGTCGGAATCCTGGGCGGCATGAATTTCACCATGACCTTCATAATAGGCGTGCTCGGCAATCTAGCGACCCTGCTCCTGCTCATCATCCTCATGGATCGCATCAAGAGGTGGTATCTCACACGACAGGAAAGAAATGGTAAAAAGAAGGACCGTAAATCGGAGCGTGCCGAAGCCATATGGAAGAAGTACGGTTTGCCGGGACTGGCCTTCATCGGCCCCTTCTTCGTCGGCAGCCACTTTACAGCATTAATGGCGGTCGTACTCGGCGGCAGTCAGAAGGCGACATTCTGGTGGGTGACTTTGAGCGTCATCGCCTGGACACTCGGCATCTCCATACTCGTGGCACTCGGCGTGGACTTCATGAATCTTGAAGACATCCAGTTCCTTAACCGCTTCTTAGATGGTTAGAGGGCATTACTTACATCAAAGACTTCATAGGCATGTAAATGAAAGAGAAGACCCAGGGTATGGATGCCCTGGGTCTTCCTGTATAATAGGATTATTTCAACGAACCATGCGGGTCGATGACGAATTTCTTCGCTGCACCCTTATCGAAGTCCTGGTAACCATTCGGCGCCTCGTCCAGACTGATGACCGTTGCATTAACCGCTTTCGCAATATCTGCACGGCCGGAAAGGATGGCCTTCATCAGGTCACGGTTGTATTTCATTGCAGGTGTCTGGCCTGTAACGAATGTATGTGCCTTCGCCCAACCGAGGCCGAGACGTACTTTCAAGGTACCCTGCTGTGCTTCCTTGTCGGATGCTCCTGGATCCTCAGTAACATAAAGGCCTGGGATACCGAGCTTACCACCGGCTGTCGTAACGTCCATGATGCTGTTGAGCACAGCGGCAGGCTGTTCCCCGCCATCGGCGCCATGGCCTGATGCCTCAAAACCGACTGCATCGACGGCGCAATCCACTTCGTCCACTCCAAGTATATTTTCGATCTGCTCACTCAACCGGTCATGCTTGGAGACGTTGACCGTCTCACATCCGAAGCTTTCCGCCTGCTTGAGACGTTCATCCTGCAGGTCACCGACGATGACGCGGGATGCGCCGAGAAGCTGCGCCGAGTGTGCAGCAGCGAGGCCAACCGGGCCGGCACCGGCGATATATACCGTCGAACCTGTCTTGACGCCTGCAGTGTAGGCCCCATGATAGCCCGTCGGGAAGATGTCGGAAAGCATCGTCAAATCGAGTACTTTCTCCATAGCCACTTCCCTATCCGGGAATACGAGCAGCTGGAAGTCTGCGTACGGCACCATGACATATTCGGACTGGCCGCCGACCCAGCCTCCCATATCTACATAGCCATAAGCTGCACCGGCACGTTCCGGGTTCGTGTTCAGGCAAATATGTGTTTTCTGTTCACGACACATGACACAACGGCCACATGCGATGTTGAAAGGTACGGAGGCGATGTCGCCTTTTTTGACGAATTCGACGTCCCTGCCCACTTCAATGACTTCCCCTAAAATTTCATGACCGAGGACAAGCCCTTCAGGCGCCGTCGTTCTACCTCTTACCATATGCTGGTCACTACCACAGATGTTCGTCGTAATGACTTTCAGGATGACGCCATGTTCACATTTCCGTCCAACGTTCTCCTTCGGTACTCCCGGACCTTCCCTGAGTACGAGATCCGGATAATCAATATCCCTTACTTCAACGCTGCCTGCTCCAGTATAGACTACACCACGATTTCCTGCCATCTTAACCCTCCTGTTAGTGTTTGACACTGTTTAGTCTGATTATTCAGCTCAAAGACATCTGCGACAGTACTTACGCTCCTTTCTTCTTTAGTCTATATCAAAAGCCCGATGGGCTTTGATCCCCTTTTCATGGTCAAGCATTTTGTGTAAGGATATGTAAAATACTTTGATACCATCATATACCCTTCTGAATTTTCAGTCAATAATTACAAGTTATGGCACTATGTCCTTACAGGCAGGCTTATGAAACCTTCCTCAATGCTGCCGAACAGAGTTTCTTCCGCCTCCCCTGTATATAAGGCGTACATGGCATAGGCACAAAGGAAAGCATCAACCTTGTCTTCGAGGTGCTTGTGCGATTTTCGAGTCGCGTCCCCCACATCCCATCCGAGTCTTCCGTCAAGGCCGTCTATAATTCCTTCCGCTTCCAACTGCCTGAACAGGGTTATAATCCGGTCCATCTCCCCGCATGTCTCCTTGAAGGTCATCTTACGCTTCTTTTTGTACCTGATCGGATGCTTATCTGGGAAAAGGCCGCAGCAGATGCCTGTCGGGAAGGTTTCGACAATATTGGACGCTCTGTTGTCGAAACCGATTCTGATGCCGGGTACCGACTGGATGATGTGGTTCATCAAAGTCTCTCCGCGTATATCGCCGAATGCACGGGTGAGGAAGGCGCGGTTCGAGTTGAAGGCGAACAGCCTGTGGCCATGGATCCTTGCACGCATCAGCTCCCCTTCTGCACCCCTTGACCCTTTTTCATTATTGACGATGAGCGGGGCGTCGATCGCAATCGTCACAGGACCATCGGTGTGGTCCATGATGATGTCCAGTATATCCTCGTTGCTGTAGACCACAGCATCCAGGAATTCCACCCGGCCGTCCGCGTCCATGACACATACACCCGTCTCATTCCGGTATGTCCATGCCAGATCTATTCCGATGAATTTCATTCATATTCCTCCATTCATATTCTTTTAGTGGTGTCTGCTCCTGCTACTTTGTTGATTTGCCCCCCCTTCTCTCTTAAAATTGATATGTATTGAAAAATAGAGAGGAGCACAATTATGAAAAAGTTCATCAATGCCAATATATACGGACAGGATGAAGCAAGTGAAATCCTGGTTGAGGATGGTGTCTTCAAATCCATCGGCCAGGATCTTGATGATGCTGAAGAGGTGATCGATCTGGAGCACCGCCTGGTCCTCCCGCCTTACGTCGATCCACACCTTCATCTTGATTATATCTTTTCAGGCCTGGGCCCGGGCAACGCCAACATTTCAGGCACGCTGTTTGAAGGCATACAGCGCTGGAGCGACAACAAGAAGTCGTTGACTGAAGAAATGGTGCGTGCACGTGCCCTCCAGGGCATAAGGAAGGAGCTGAACCATGGTGTCCAGTATATCAGGACGCATGTGGATGTGACGGATCCGAACCTCACCGGCATGAAGGCCCTGCTCAAGTTGAAGGAGGAACTGAAGGATGTAGTGACGCTTCAGCTTGTCGCATTTCCACAGGAAGGGTTCTTCCGCTATGACGGAGCGGAACAACTCGTCGAGAAAGCCCTTGAGATGGGGGCGGATGTCGTCGGCGGCATCCCCCATTTTGAAATCTCGTATGAGCATGGCGTGGAATCGCTGAAGCGCATCGTCGACCTCGCCCTCAAATATGATGTCATGATCGACATCCACTGCGATGAGAATGATGATCCCAACAGCCGCTTCCTGGAAGTGCTCAATGCACTTGTCATGGAGAAGGGCTACGGTGAAAAGACGACAGCGAGCCATACGTGCAGCTTCGGATCGGCAGATGACAGCTACGCGGCGAAGATGATGGGCCTCTTCCACGAATCGAAGATCAATTTCATCTCCTGTCCGACCGAGAATGCCCATCTGCAGGGTCGCAGCGACACCTATCCGAAACGTCGGGGATTGACGCGTGTGAAGGAACTGCTTTCAAACGGCAATGCAGTTGCATTTGCGCAGGACTCCATCGCCGACTACTGGTATCCGCTCGGCAATGGAAACATGATGAACATTCTCGACAACGGCATCCACCTCGCCCACTACACGCATATAGATGAAATAAACAAGGCCTTCAACCTCATCACATATAATGGCGCAAAGGTCATGCAGCTGAACGATGAGTATGGCATCGAACAGGGCAAGCCGGCAAACTTCATCGTACTTGATGCATATGATACGTATGAAGCAGTACGTGAACGGGCAGATGTGCTTGCCTCGATCCGGAGCGGTGAATACCTCTTCAGACGGGCCCCGAGAAAGAATGAAGTTTCACATGCACTGCTGGAAGATATATAGCACGGTCCTACGGGCACATCCTGGAATCAGGGTGTGCCCTTTATTCTGTCATGAGTTAAAATCCACCTGGATAAATTTAATTACCCATGTGTAGATGACATATTTGATGATATATTTTTAATCTTTACAGTTTTGTGAAAATACTATAGCATACAATGTGCGCAAATTAGACTACATACATATGGTATGGCGTGGTATTTGTTCCAACATCATCCATACCCGTTTCACCTCCACCACGAATATGCACAACCACCATTCAAATAAAGGGACGTGTCCATTAATGAAAAAAACGATTTTTATTGCCCTCATGCTGACGCTTGTCCTGTCCGCATGCGGCCGTCCGAACCAGAACGAGTCATCCGAAACAACAACAATCCGGCTGGCCTATCTGGTTTCGGAAAGTCATTCCTCACATATCATCGGGGAGAAGTTCAAGGAGCAGATCGAAGAGGAATCCGGCGGCAGACTTGAAGTCGAACTTTATCCAAGCGGCTCCCTCTTCCCTTCCGACCGGGAAGCTGTCGAGTCGGTACAGCTCGGCAATGTCGAGATGACGATTCCGGCACTCGCAGTCGTCTCATCCTTCAACCAGAATTTCATGGTGCTTGACCTCCCCTTCCTTTTCGAAAACTACGAAGAAGCCTATAAGGTACTTGATGGGGAGTATGGCCAGAGCCTGCTCGATGAGCTGGAGGACTACAATCTGAAGGGGCTCGTATACGCCGAAAACGGCTTCCGTCATATCACCAATAATGAACGTCCCATCTATGAACCGGAAGACCTTGAGGGCCTGAAGTTCAGAACATTGGAGAGTCCCGTCCAGACTGATATCTTCAAGTCATTCGGAGCCAATGCGTCACCGTTCGCCTTCGGTGAGATGTATACCGCATTGCAGCAGGGTACATACGACGCTATGGAAGGCCCGATTTCGCTCTACTACACCAGCAACCTGTATGAAGTACAGGAATACATGAGCCTCGTCGGCCAATATTATATGCCGACTGTCCTCCTTATGAACAATGACTTCTATGAAGGGCTACCTGAAGACCTGCAGGAAGTGGTCATGGATGCGGCCATCATGTTCCGGGAGGAGCAGCGGGAACTCGCCCACCAGCAGGATGAGGAATATCTCGAAGTAATGAAGGAGGATGGCCTCAAGGTAAACGATATAACCGAAGAACAGCGTGAAGCGTTCATCGAGGCGGCAGAGCCTGTATATGAAAAATACGACGAAAAGCTCGGCAATAATCTAATAGACGACCTTTTCGAGGCAAAAGATGAATAGCTGCACGCCCTACTACCTACAGAAGGAGCGGAACAATGATCAAAAAATTCAATAGAATTGAAGAAGGTTTTCTCATCGCGACTCTTGTCCTCATGGTAGCGCTCATTTTCGGACAGGTCATCGGACGATATATATTCCAGAACGCCCCAAGCTGGACGGAGGAAGCCGCGCGCTATATACACATATTCCAAGTCTGGATCGGTGCAGGCTATGCAGTGAAACTGAGGGAGCATATCAAAGTCTCGGCATTCATCGACCTCTTCCATGGGATGACCCGGAAGGTGCTTGATATGGTCGCCCTCATCGTCTGGTTCCTGATGGTCCTGCTCGTTGCAATTTTTGGAACCGAGCTTGTCATGACGACACTGCAGTATGGCCAGGTCGCCCCAGCAACACAGATTCCATTCTGGCTGCCATATCTCGCCGTCCCACTCGGCGCCTTGAGCATGATGATACGCCTCATCCTGCAGATGATTGAAATCATCAAAAAAGACTATGACAAACCCGGGGAGGCGGCATCATGACAGTAGCTATATTATTCGGTGTCTTCATACTCTGTTTCCTGATCGGTGTACCCATAGCGATCTCGCTCGGGGTCTCAGCACTCGCGGCCATATGGTTCGGTACCGACCTGCCGATCAGCCTGATTGCCCAGAAGGCATTCACATCACTCGACTCCTTCCCGCTTCTCGCCATCCCGTTCTTCATTTTGGCAGGAGTACTTATGGGTAAGGGCGGCATTTCGAAAAGACTGCTTGACCTGGCGACCGCCCTGGTCGGCTGGATGACCGGCGGGCTGTCACTCGTTACCATTGTTGCATGCATGTTCTTTGCTGCCATCGCCGGTTCAGGACCGGCAACGGTTGCGGCAATAGGCGGATTCATGATTCCGGCGATGATCGCAAGAAACTACGACCAGGGATTCGCCTCTGCCGTACCTGCAACGGCAGGTTCCATGGGCGTCATCATCCCCCCAAGCATTCCGCTCGTCCTCTATGGCGCGATCGGCAATGTCTCCGTCGGTGCACTGTTCATGGCAGGCATCCTGCCTGGAATGCTCGTCGGCATCGCCATTATGCTGACGGCCTACTTCATCTCTAAGGCGAAAGGATACAAGCCTTCGGAAGATAAACGGACATTCGACTTCAAGGATGTGCTGAAGGCACTGAACGAGGCTAAATGGGCGCTGCTCATCCCCGTTATCATACTCGGCGGAATCTACGGCGGTATATTCACACCGACGGAAGCAGCTGTCACAGCCGTCGTCTACGCCCTGATCGTCGGCATATTCATCTATAAGGAACTCGATTTCAAGGCGATCTACGATGGCTTTATGGAGACCATCATGATCAATGCGACCACGATGATCATCATCAGCTTTTCCGTATCATTCGCATTCTTCATGACGCTAGAACAGATACCTAACAGCATCGCAACCTATCTGACAAATCTGTCATCCAACCCGGTTGCCATACTGTTCATCGTCATCCTGTTCCTGCTCGTCGTCGGCATGTTCATCGATACGATTTCAGCATTGGTCGTACTCACACCAATCCTGCTGCCGGTTGTCACAGCCGTCGGCGTCGATCCGATCCACTTCGGCATCATACTTGTCGTCGCACTCGCCATCGGCTTCGTGACTCCCCCACTCGGCGTCAACCTATTCGTCGCCTCGAGTGTCGGGAAAGTGTCGATCGAAAAGACCACAGTCGCAGTCATACCATTCATCATCGTCATGGTGCTGTGCCTGATCCTGATCGCGTTCATACCACAGCTTTCCATGTGGATGGCCGGATTTACGCAATGATTCTGAAACATTATAGTTTAATGTATTCTAACTTAAAAGACGGGTTCCTAAAAACAGGAGCCCGTCTTTTAAATATACTGGTGAATTTTATTCGATCTGTATGAAACTTGAACTTCTACTTTTATATTTGGGGCTCCTATTATTGTAAAGTATACTTGACGTAAAACTCACTTTACAATAAAATGAAAACAAAGAGGTGGTATGCCATTGAAAAACAATGTAGCAGAACATAGAAAGAAAATGGGATACTCACAGGATAGACTCGCTGAAAAACTGGGAGTATCAAGGCAGACCATCATTTCCATAGAGAAAGGCAGATACAATCCTTCTCTGCCGCTGGCGATGATATTGGCGGAATTATTCAAAGTGAGGGTCGAACAGATTTTCTTTCTGGAGGATAAGGATTATAAGTGATTCAAATGATTAGGAGGCATATTTAAATATGAATAGTCTGAGAGCGTCGTTTCTTATACTCGGTGTTTTCTTTATTGTATTGGCCGGGCTTACGGGATTTGCAGCAATCATGGCAGAGTCACCACCGGCAGGCATATTCTATGTGACTATTGCTATGGCAGTCGTGAGTTTCAGCATGGCATATCTATATCCACAGTTTATTCAGAAGGATGAAAGGATGAAGCTGATCAGACAGAAGGGAACCATGGCCTCTTTCGTCGCCATGGTAATCTACTTCATATTCTTTACGACAGCTCTCCAGTTCAACTGGATTGATGCACCAGCATATTACCTATTCCAGATATTTGGCGCTCTTATGATATCTACCGTGTTCATATCATTAGTCATCTATGCAAAAGTGTATTAAAAAATCAGGATGAAGCCTCTGCTTCATCCTGATTTTATTTGCGTTCTTAAGCCACATCCCTTTTGGTGAACACAGCCCACGCAGCAATGATGAATATGACCATGTATACTGCGATGACGCCTACCGAGAATCCGACGGTCATCTCCTCACGTATCGGTCCATATGGTGTGAAGTACACGGACAGATCAGTGTTGGCGAAGAGGATATATTTGGACCAGGCATATTGGGCCATTGCCTGAGCCGCAGTGGTTCCGACGAACATGAGGAACATGGAGAGTCCGATTGCGAGTGCGCTGCTCCTGAAGATGCTCGAAATCATGAAGCCGAATGTCGCAAGTACGATGATGTTAAGGACTTTGAATCCATACTGCATGACAATCTCAGACAACATTCCATTGCTCGACATGCCGTCGGGACGGGTGACGATGATTTCCGGATTGAGTGCAGGTAGGCCGTACGCAATCAGTCCCACGATGATGCTCGCCGCCAACAGGAATAGTAAGGTGAACAGTGTAAACAGCAGGACAGCGATGTATTTGGACAGCAATATGGTGCTCCTTGAAATCGGTCGGATCAGCAGCTGCTTGATCGTCCCCCATCTGAATTCATTGGCGACGATGCCTCCGGCAATGATGATGACGAACAGACTGACGAGTGATGTCGTGAAGAGATTGTCGAGAACGAAATTGCCGGCGTGATAGCTGTATGGCCGGATGTCATTTTCAAGATGGTACGTATTCTGTTCTATCAGGGACATGTTGGTGGATTCGATGAAAGGATCGTCTTCCCCTTCAGTCTCTATCTCTTCCATCAGCGTCTGATTCTCTTCCTGCAGTTCGGTCTTCCAGTCATCGGAGTAGGTCGTCTCAGAATCGACAGAGTCGGTGACGGTATTCATGATCAGGCTGAAGATGACGAGTGCGACCAGGAAGAGATACATGACCCAGGTCGATTTCAGTACATAGATTTTAGCGAGTTCATTTCTGACGAGGTCGAATAGCTTAGTCAATTACATTCTCTCCAATCATCTCGAGGAATCTATCTTCCAGGGTAGTCTGCATGACATTGACGCCGTATACTTCGATATCCCGA
The sequence above is drawn from the Salinicoccus roseus genome and encodes:
- a CDS encoding TRAP transporter substrate-binding protein, whose amino-acid sequence is MKKTIFIALMLTLVLSACGRPNQNESSETTTIRLAYLVSESHSSHIIGEKFKEQIEEESGGRLEVELYPSGSLFPSDREAVESVQLGNVEMTIPALAVVSSFNQNFMVLDLPFLFENYEEAYKVLDGEYGQSLLDELEDYNLKGLVYAENGFRHITNNERPIYEPEDLEGLKFRTLESPVQTDIFKSFGANASPFAFGEMYTALQQGTYDAMEGPISLYYTSNLYEVQEYMSLVGQYYMPTVLLMNNDFYEGLPEDLQEVVMDAAIMFREEQRELAHQQDEEYLEVMKEDGLKVNDITEEQREAFIEAAEPVYEKYDEKLGNNLIDDLFEAKDE
- a CDS encoding TRAP transporter small permease yields the protein MIKKFNRIEEGFLIATLVLMVALIFGQVIGRYIFQNAPSWTEEAARYIHIFQVWIGAGYAVKLREHIKVSAFIDLFHGMTRKVLDMVALIVWFLMVLLVAIFGTELVMTTLQYGQVAPATQIPFWLPYLAVPLGALSMMIRLILQMIEIIKKDYDKPGEAAS
- a CDS encoding TRAP transporter large permease translates to MTVAILFGVFILCFLIGVPIAISLGVSALAAIWFGTDLPISLIAQKAFTSLDSFPLLAIPFFILAGVLMGKGGISKRLLDLATALVGWMTGGLSLVTIVACMFFAAIAGSGPATVAAIGGFMIPAMIARNYDQGFASAVPATAGSMGVIIPPSIPLVLYGAIGNVSVGALFMAGILPGMLVGIAIMLTAYFISKAKGYKPSEDKRTFDFKDVLKALNEAKWALLIPVIILGGIYGGIFTPTEAAVTAVVYALIVGIFIYKELDFKAIYDGFMETIMINATTMIIISFSVSFAFFMTLEQIPNSIATYLTNLSSNPVAILFIVILFLLVVGMFIDTISALVVLTPILLPVVTAVGVDPIHFGIILVVALAIGFVTPPLGVNLFVASSVGKVSIEKTTVAVIPFIIVMVLCLILIAFIPQLSMWMAGFTQ
- a CDS encoding helix-turn-helix transcriptional regulator, with product MKNNVAEHRKKMGYSQDRLAEKLGVSRQTIISIEKGRYNPSLPLAMILAELFKVRVEQIFFLEDKDYK
- a CDS encoding permease — protein: MNSLRASFLILGVFFIVLAGLTGFAAIMAESPPAGIFYVTIAMAVVSFSMAYLYPQFIQKDERMKLIRQKGTMASFVAMVIYFIFFTTALQFNWIDAPAYYLFQIFGALMISTVFISLVIYAKVY
- a CDS encoding ABC transporter permease; protein product: MTKLFDLVRNELAKIYVLKSTWVMYLFLVALVIFSLIMNTVTDSVDSETTYSDDWKTELQEENQTLMEEIETEGEDDPFIESTNMSLIEQNTYHLENDIRPYSYHAGNFVLDNLFTTSLVSLFVIIIAGGIVANEFRWGTIKQLLIRPISRSTILLSKYIAVLLFTLFTLLFLLAASIIVGLIAYGLPALNPEIIVTRPDGMSSNGMLSEIVMQYGFKVLNIIVLATFGFMISSIFRSSALAIGLSMFLMFVGTTAAQAMAQYAWSKYILFANTDLSVYFTPYGPIREEMTVGFSVGVIAVYMVIFIIAAWAVFTKRDVA